In a single window of the Thermodesulfobacteriota bacterium genome:
- a CDS encoding HAMP domain-containing sensor histidine kinase — MVGSKHEDDYSQEPENILLHRRPYISIRAKVAVSFSLFFFLSLTVTVWSYWTLSSLEKTIEFLRIADSYLVEIQQARRFEKNYLLYGTNLDDAMAHLATAAAVLKENTEKIENFLGKEHFATMVALMSAYREQLVLLGKTDREVAQDLIVQNLRGFGGQMVSFAEEFVIKEQKSASRMLLLAKRVPMYFIVVLFVLMVFVTVFLTRQLLLTLNRFMDYTKRVGEGDFSPIMPVRKYKDEFTKLAEAFNHMIKELDYRHKVLLESHKLRAIGTLVAGVAHELNNPLNNTLLTASVLTEDLATLSDEEKNDMIQDIISETERARSVVKNLLDFAREGETQLAALAMDRLVEDSARLVANQVKFAKVNLKVECESNLPRVHGDEQKLKQVFVNLILNAVDALPPGGEIRVKVEKDKTPGYILVTVQDNGPGIPEHIQSRVFEPFFTTKGHKGTGLGLSVSRGIIKKMGGYITLKSSPGQGTTFTISLPTTDSPSEIMSKG; from the coding sequence ATGGTCGGCAGTAAGCATGAGGACGATTACAGTCAAGAGCCCGAAAACATTCTCCTGCACCGGCGGCCATACATCAGTATCCGGGCCAAGGTGGCGGTGTCCTTTTCGCTTTTTTTCTTTCTGTCGCTGACGGTAACCGTATGGTCCTACTGGACATTGAGCAGTCTTGAGAAGACCATAGAATTTCTAAGGATCGCGGACAGCTATCTGGTGGAAATTCAGCAGGCCCGGCGGTTTGAAAAAAACTATCTGCTGTACGGCACCAACCTTGACGATGCCATGGCGCATCTGGCAACCGCGGCCGCGGTGCTAAAGGAAAACACCGAAAAAATTGAGAACTTTTTAGGCAAAGAACATTTTGCCACCATGGTGGCGTTGATGTCCGCCTACCGTGAGCAGTTGGTCCTGCTGGGAAAGACGGACCGGGAGGTGGCCCAGGATCTGATTGTCCAGAATCTTCGGGGCTTCGGCGGCCAGATGGTTTCGTTTGCCGAGGAGTTTGTCATCAAGGAGCAGAAATCCGCCAGCCGGATGCTGCTCCTGGCCAAACGCGTTCCCATGTACTTCATCGTCGTTCTGTTCGTGCTGATGGTGTTTGTGACGGTTTTCCTGACCCGGCAACTGCTGCTGACCTTAAACCGGTTCATGGATTACACCAAACGCGTCGGCGAGGGTGATTTTTCTCCCATCATGCCGGTCCGCAAATACAAGGATGAGTTCACCAAGCTGGCCGAGGCGTTCAACCACATGATCAAGGAGCTGGACTACCGGCACAAGGTACTCCTGGAATCTCACAAGCTCCGGGCGATCGGCACCCTGGTGGCGGGCGTGGCCCACGAATTGAACAATCCCCTGAACAACACGCTGCTGACGGCTTCCGTGCTGACTGAAGATCTGGCGACGCTTTCCGATGAGGAAAAGAACGACATGATCCAAGACATCATCAGCGAAACCGAAAGGGCCCGCAGCGTCGTCAAGAACCTTCTGGATTTTGCCCGGGAAGGCGAAACCCAGCTGGCGGCCCTGGCCATGGACAGGCTGGTCGAAGACTCGGCCCGGCTGGTGGCCAATCAGGTCAAGTTTGCCAAGGTCAACCTGAAGGTCGAATGTGAATCCAATCTTCCCCGGGTTCACGGGGATGAGCAGAAACTCAAGCAGGTCTTCGTCAATCTGATCTTAAACGCGGTGGACGCCCTGCCTCCGGGAGGGGAGATCCGGGTCAAGGTGGAAAAAGATAAAACACCTGGTTATATCCTGGTCACGGTACAGGACAACGGCCCGGGCATCCCCGAGCATATTCAGAGCCGCGTGTTCGAACCATTCTTTACGACCAAGGGCCATAAAGGTACCGGCCTGGGACTGTCGGTCTCCCGGGGCATCATTAAAAAGATGGGCGGCTATATTACCTTAAAGAGCAGCCCCGGCCAGGGCACCACCTTCACGATTTCGTTACCGACCACGGATTCTCCATCGGAAATCATGTCCAAAGGGTAG
- a CDS encoding sulfite exporter TauE/SafE family protein, translated as MIDYIIPNFIVLDLGSALQVVLLGFIGGVLSGFIGSGGAFFMTPGMMNLGISGVVAVGSNISHKFGKAMMGSKKHGELGNVDKRLGAFLILTSFAGIRLAVWINSMLFSGGGGGSHGEGGGDAASNLYISLVFVCILSLVAISMLRDALKSGDENGSGPSMKIANFLANIHLPPYVHFPVADVRVSLWVLMLVGLATGYLAGTIGVGGFIGVPAMIYVFGVPTAVAAGTELYLAMFMGAFGALNYAYQGYVDIRLMMLLYLGSLVGIYIGTYGTKVVKEVVIRIVTGSIILLCVVSRGVAIPIYLRQLHLISYDPAWDNYFNLGSKIMLFAAGISGCLLILVNVVKAYRQRRQIQSQIFQAPAEA; from the coding sequence ATGATCGATTACATCATCCCTAATTTTATCGTACTTGATTTGGGCTCGGCCCTTCAGGTGGTGCTGCTGGGGTTTATCGGCGGCGTCCTGTCCGGTTTTATCGGAAGCGGCGGCGCTTTTTTCATGACCCCGGGCATGATGAACCTCGGCATTTCCGGGGTAGTGGCCGTGGGAAGCAACATATCGCACAAATTCGGCAAGGCCATGATGGGCTCCAAGAAACACGGTGAACTGGGCAACGTGGACAAGCGCCTGGGCGCCTTTCTGATCCTGACGTCGTTTGCCGGCATCCGGCTGGCGGTCTGGATCAACAGCATGCTGTTTTCCGGCGGAGGCGGCGGCAGCCACGGCGAAGGGGGAGGAGACGCGGCCTCCAACCTTTACATCAGCCTGGTTTTTGTCTGCATTCTTTCCCTGGTGGCCATTTCCATGCTGCGGGACGCCCTCAAGTCGGGCGATGAAAACGGCAGCGGCCCGTCCATGAAAATCGCCAACTTCCTGGCCAATATTCATCTGCCGCCCTATGTTCATTTTCCCGTGGCCGACGTCCGGGTTTCCCTGTGGGTTTTAATGCTGGTGGGCCTGGCCACCGGTTACCTGGCCGGCACCATCGGCGTGGGCGGATTTATCGGTGTTCCGGCCATGATTTACGTGTTCGGCGTACCGACGGCCGTGGCCGCGGGAACGGAACTGTACCTGGCCATGTTCATGGGGGCCTTCGGGGCGCTTAATTACGCCTATCAGGGGTACGTGGACATTCGGCTGATGATGCTGCTTTACTTAGGATCGCTGGTAGGGATTTATATCGGTACCTACGGGACCAAGGTGGTCAAGGAAGTGGTCATCCGTATCGTTACCGGCAGCATTATCCTGCTTTGCGTCGTCAGCCGTGGCGTCGCGATTCCCATTTACTTGAGACAACTACACCTGATTTCCTATGATCCGGCGTGGGACAATTATTTCAACCTGGGCAGCAAGATTATGCTGTTTGCCGCCGGTATTTCCGGATGCCTGCTGATTCTGGTCAATGTAGTCAAGGCCTACCGGCAGCGGCGCCAGATCCAGAGCCAGATTTTTCAAGCCCCGGCCGAGGCTTAA
- a CDS encoding cytidylate kinase-like family protein → MQIICISRGTMSGGKQLAEGLAKKLLYQCLSREDLIEAAIREGIQVGKIETALMKPGLFTERLALEREHYIAFTTAYLCDKVKDGPLVYHGRTGHLLLPGVNHVLRVRVVADWDYRIKAAMKQLNVDRVKAQRYLEAVDEDRRRWAHNLYGVSGDEAGQYDIVINLEQLSVDNAVAALTTISQLPDFQMTPASRRVMDNLNLGARVRLALARDERTGRTGFKVRADNGGVTVTYLPQDSKAAQFIQPVTAGVAGIKELQATMAATNLLWIQEEFKPQSDSFHQVVEIATKWNAAVELVRFESGDAVADSAEKSADPAPVEAAPRAYDGGIEDDVEEAAEGKAGGLAETLEELARLGRSGGGHQVAGGHEHLLKAVDRTAPYTLVVVGDVFLDKSHAVRTRLNRELRSYLSDHIRAPVVGVEDLKSQYLFTKKDALSALLYLGLTAIIYYLVFTHQEPLLNFFVGEEWKTKLMAAVGVFVCTPIVAFLYGNVAKSFLKLIKME, encoded by the coding sequence ATGCAGATCATTTGTATTTCCCGGGGAACAATGAGCGGCGGCAAGCAGCTGGCGGAAGGACTGGCCAAGAAGCTTCTTTACCAGTGCTTAAGCCGTGAGGACCTGATAGAGGCCGCAATCAGAGAAGGGATCCAGGTGGGCAAGATCGAAACCGCGCTGATGAAGCCCGGCCTGTTTACCGAACGCCTGGCGCTGGAGCGTGAACATTACATCGCTTTTACCACCGCTTACCTGTGCGACAAGGTCAAGGACGGCCCGCTGGTGTATCATGGCCGGACGGGGCATCTTCTCCTGCCGGGCGTCAATCATGTTCTGCGGGTGCGGGTAGTGGCGGACTGGGACTACCGCATCAAGGCGGCCATGAAGCAGCTGAATGTGGACCGGGTCAAGGCCCAGCGCTACCTCGAGGCGGTGGATGAGGACCGCCGGCGTTGGGCGCACAACCTTTACGGGGTATCAGGGGATGAAGCCGGGCAGTATGACATCGTCATCAATTTGGAACAATTAAGCGTGGACAACGCGGTGGCGGCGCTGACCACCATTTCCCAGCTGCCGGATTTTCAGATGACCCCGGCTTCCCGGCGGGTCATGGATAACCTCAACCTGGGGGCCCGGGTCCGGCTGGCCCTGGCCAGGGATGAACGCACCGGCCGGACCGGCTTCAAGGTCAGGGCCGACAATGGCGGCGTCACCGTTACCTATCTGCCCCAGGACAGCAAGGCCGCCCAGTTCATTCAGCCCGTGACGGCGGGCGTGGCGGGGATCAAAGAGCTTCAGGCTACCATGGCCGCCACCAACCTGCTCTGGATTCAGGAGGAGTTCAAGCCCCAGTCCGATAGCTTTCATCAGGTGGTGGAGATTGCCACCAAATGGAACGCGGCCGTGGAACTGGTCCGGTTTGAGTCGGGGGATGCGGTCGCCGATTCGGCTGAAAAATCCGCGGACCCTGCTCCCGTGGAAGCCGCTCCCCGGGCGTATGACGGCGGCATCGAGGATGACGTCGAGGAAGCGGCCGAAGGAAAGGCCGGCGGTCTGGCGGAGACCCTGGAGGAACTCGCCCGCCTGGGTCGTTCCGGCGGCGGGCACCAGGTGGCCGGAGGACACGAGCACCTGCTCAAAGCCGTGGACCGAACCGCCCCCTATACGCTGGTGGTGGTCGGCGATGTGTTCCTCGATAAAAGCCACGCGGTTCGCACCCGTCTCAACCGGGAGCTGCGCAGTTATTTGAGCGACCACATCCGGGCGCCGGTGGTGGGCGTGGAGGACCTGAAGAGCCAATACCTGTTTACCAAAAAAGACGCCCTGTCCGCTTTGCTTTACCTCGGGTTGACGGCGATTATCTATTATCTGGTTTTCACCCATCAGGAACCGCTGTTGAACTTTTTCGTCGGGGAGGAGTGGAAAACGAAACTCATGGCCGCGGTCGGGGTGTTTGTTTGTACCCCGATTGTGGCATTTCTATACGGAAATGTCGCCAAGAGCTTTTTAAAGCTGATTAAGATGGAGTAG
- a CDS encoding PEP/pyruvate-binding domain-containing protein, with product MLSENNTGLEKDYAFRFRYETLRSLLNQNGNALQLLSDLEADLNHMRHFDRRIKRPIQRLITESLLMAQELNLMTRNHYRDLYDVIFGLRNDVDQVFSGDRVAANGPLVVGLDGTESEDPALVGGKACGVARLHRSFPDLAPPGFVATTSAYYRIIEDNDLHDRIRIMLDNLDVTEDQDRFSSQTRAIRRMLNEATVNSEIETAIRRQAEQISGKNPDLLWAVRSSAVYEDGPRSFAGQFDSELQVRSADLITAYRHVLSSRFTDRAVKYRIYHNLREIDSPMAVLFMPMVVPAAAGVVYTVDVGRPDSDDMIISAVPGLANHLVRGEVWADTAVISKRPAMKINRIVPAGGEETAPALSYLTNETLLEIARLAGNAETRFGHPLDIEWVVDKQGAVRFVQARRLNPADSGDGFSAVPERKDDLPVIESGMTIFPGRAEGPVVWVDPEDSAADVPEGAVVLVEQPRPELAALLPKIGAFLVVEGDPVGHLATLIREFAVPCLFRMGKNAAALTGKKVVSVNATRRRVYIGSRWPGMRERVLARIAAGNRHQKKSGPLYNLVLGLNLLDPDARSFKAKSCRSVHDTLRFMHEMSVRSMFGFGDKQNRAWNKKTRKLATDLPIKFQLIDLDRSVSEKGGKVVPESVASVPFQALWRGVSDSRLGWPERWDRAMRGMPADFKEAVLGGNKGPRRPADRNYAVVAGDYMNINARFAYHYAMIDAMVGPGSEHNHVHFRFRGGGAGEDNRKRRARFLERVLRKSGFGVDRSGDLVTAWFRRYPREDSERALECLGRLIVCARQLDAVLRTDEAVTRYAAYFLDGEFMMFA from the coding sequence ATGCTTTCGGAAAACAACACGGGTCTGGAAAAAGACTATGCCTTCAGGTTCCGATATGAGACGCTGCGGTCGCTGCTCAACCAGAACGGCAACGCGCTTCAGCTTTTAAGTGATCTGGAGGCGGACCTGAACCATATGCGTCATTTCGACCGCCGGATCAAGCGCCCGATTCAACGCCTGATCACCGAATCCCTGCTCATGGCCCAGGAGCTGAACCTGATGACCCGGAATCACTACCGGGACCTGTACGATGTCATCTTTGGGCTCCGCAACGACGTGGATCAGGTCTTTTCCGGAGATCGGGTCGCGGCAAACGGGCCGCTGGTGGTGGGCTTGGACGGGACTGAATCAGAAGACCCCGCCCTGGTCGGCGGCAAGGCCTGCGGCGTGGCGCGGCTCCACCGGTCTTTTCCCGACCTGGCGCCGCCGGGCTTCGTAGCCACTACCTCGGCTTATTACCGTATCATTGAGGATAACGATCTTCATGACCGTATCCGCATCATGCTCGACAACCTGGATGTCACCGAGGATCAGGATCGGTTTTCGTCCCAGACCCGGGCTATCCGCCGCATGCTTAATGAAGCCACTGTGAATTCAGAGATCGAAACCGCCATCCGGCGGCAGGCCGAGCAAATCAGCGGCAAAAATCCGGACCTCCTCTGGGCCGTTCGTTCGTCGGCGGTCTATGAGGACGGGCCGCGTTCCTTTGCCGGTCAGTTCGACAGCGAACTCCAGGTCCGGTCGGCTGATCTCATTACCGCCTACCGCCATGTGTTAAGCAGCCGCTTTACGGACCGGGCGGTTAAATACCGAATTTACCATAATTTAAGGGAAATTGACTCGCCCATGGCGGTGTTGTTCATGCCCATGGTCGTTCCGGCCGCGGCTGGCGTGGTGTATACCGTTGATGTCGGCCGCCCCGATTCCGACGACATGATCATCAGTGCCGTGCCCGGCCTGGCCAACCATCTGGTCAGGGGAGAAGTCTGGGCGGATACGGCGGTGATCTCCAAAAGGCCGGCCATGAAAATCAATCGGATCGTGCCGGCCGGCGGGGAAGAGACGGCCCCGGCCTTAAGCTATCTGACCAATGAAACGCTGCTTGAAATCGCCCGTCTGGCCGGAAACGCCGAGACCCGGTTCGGTCACCCCCTGGATATCGAGTGGGTGGTGGACAAACAGGGCGCCGTCCGTTTTGTCCAGGCCCGGCGTCTGAATCCGGCCGATTCGGGAGACGGTTTTTCCGCGGTCCCTGAACGCAAGGACGATCTGCCGGTGATAGAAAGCGGCATGACCATTTTCCCCGGCCGGGCGGAAGGGCCGGTGGTTTGGGTGGACCCGGAGGACTCGGCGGCGGACGTGCCGGAAGGAGCCGTCGTGCTGGTAGAGCAGCCGCGGCCCGAACTGGCCGCCCTTCTGCCGAAAATCGGCGCGTTCCTGGTCGTGGAAGGCGATCCGGTGGGCCACCTGGCCACACTGATCCGGGAATTCGCGGTGCCCTGCCTTTTTCGCATGGGTAAAAACGCCGCCGCCCTGACGGGTAAAAAAGTCGTCAGTGTCAATGCCACCCGGCGGAGGGTTTACATCGGCAGCCGCTGGCCCGGTATGCGGGAACGGGTGCTGGCCCGGATCGCCGCCGGCAACCGTCATCAGAAAAAGTCCGGACCGCTTTACAACCTGGTGCTCGGGCTGAACCTTCTGGATCCGGACGCCCGCTCCTTTAAGGCCAAATCGTGCCGGTCGGTGCACGATACCCTGCGGTTCATGCATGAAATGTCGGTCCGGTCCATGTTCGGATTCGGCGACAAACAAAACCGCGCCTGGAATAAGAAGACCCGGAAACTGGCCACCGATCTGCCGATAAAGTTTCAGCTCATCGACCTGGACCGGTCGGTATCCGAAAAGGGAGGCAAGGTCGTTCCCGAATCGGTGGCCAGCGTGCCGTTTCAGGCCCTGTGGCGGGGCGTGTCCGACAGCCGGCTGGGCTGGCCGGAGAGATGGGATCGGGCCATGCGGGGTATGCCGGCCGATTTCAAGGAGGCCGTTTTAGGCGGCAATAAGGGACCGCGCCGGCCGGCGGACAGGAATTACGCCGTGGTCGCCGGGGACTACATGAACATTAACGCCCGCTTCGCCTATCATTACGCCATGATTGACGCCATGGTGGGGCCGGGCTCCGAGCACAATCATGTTCACTTCCGTTTCCGGGGCGGCGGGGCCGGCGAGGATAACCGAAAAAGACGCGCCCGCTTTCTGGAGCGGGTCCTGCGCAAATCCGGGTTCGGCGTGGATCGGAGCGGCGATCTGGTGACCGCCTGGTTCAGGCGCTATCCGCGGGAAGACTCGGAACGGGCCCTGGAATGTCTTGGCCGCCTGATTGTCTGTGCCCGCCAGCTCGACGCCGTGCTGCGGACCGATGAGGCCGTCACCCGTTACGCGGCGTATTTCCTGGACGGAGAGTTCATGATGTTCGCCTAA
- a CDS encoding response regulator codes for MSEKPLRIMVIDDENIVGKRLKPALEKSGDIVETFEEGEKALARFDQEPFDIVVTDIRMEKIDGIEILEHILAKSGRAKVIMITGYATVEIAREALVKGAFEFIAKPFKPADLRAVIERAAKELRS; via the coding sequence ATGTCAGAAAAACCGCTGAGAATCATGGTTATCGATGACGAGAATATCGTCGGAAAACGGCTAAAACCAGCTCTGGAAAAATCCGGAGATATCGTGGAGACATTTGAGGAGGGGGAAAAAGCCCTGGCCCGGTTTGATCAGGAACCGTTCGATATCGTCGTGACCGACATCCGCATGGAAAAAATCGACGGGATTGAAATCCTGGAGCACATTCTGGCCAAATCCGGCCGGGCCAAGGTCATCATGATTACCGGGTACGCCACGGTGGAAATCGCCCGGGAGGCTCTGGTCAAAGGGGCCTTTGAATTTATCGCCAAGCCATTCAAGCCGGCCGATTTGCGGGCGGTCATCGAACGGGCGGCTAAGGAATTGAGGTCATAG
- a CDS encoding sigma-54 dependent transcriptional regulator, translated as MTPSLVIIDDEPITLKQLRRILEKEGYAVSAFSNPQRAIEHIETSSCDLVISDVRMPTMSGLELMTRIKARFPAVEVILITGFASLDGAVEATREGAFHYLEKPFTPDRVRERVKAALQVCRSRQAATAGDSPARGKSRMPVIIGESARIREVVSIIQQIGPTDCNVMITGDSGSGKELVARSIHAASRRADGPFLAFNCGALNESLLENELFGHEKGAFTGAESRGIGLLEAASGGTLLLDEIGEMPHTMQIKLLRVLQEGELLRVGGSKPVSVDVRIVSATAVDIKAAVDAGTFRKDLYFRINIVNIKLPGLAERREDIPLLAYHILSRLNRRGNRNVGAISEKTLELLRGYAFPGNVRELENILERAVAVCQGNVIRECDLPPDLVTFKLQTYNPPEEQLMTLAELEQDYISHLLKITGGARARTAEILGIDRASLWRKMKKYDLS; from the coding sequence ATGACACCCAGCCTCGTCATCATTGACGACGAACCCATTACCCTCAAGCAGCTCCGGCGGATTCTGGAGAAGGAAGGATACGCGGTTTCCGCCTTTTCCAATCCCCAGCGGGCCATCGAGCATATCGAGACATCCTCCTGCGACCTGGTCATCAGTGACGTGCGCATGCCCACCATGAGCGGATTGGAGTTGATGACCCGCATCAAGGCCCGTTTTCCGGCGGTGGAAGTGATTCTGATTACCGGCTTTGCCTCGCTGGACGGGGCCGTGGAGGCCACCCGGGAAGGCGCCTTTCATTATCTGGAGAAGCCGTTTACGCCGGACCGGGTCCGGGAGCGGGTAAAGGCGGCCCTGCAGGTTTGCCGTAGCCGGCAGGCTGCAACGGCCGGTGATTCTCCGGCCAGAGGGAAATCACGGATGCCGGTCATCATCGGAGAGAGCGCCAGAATTCGTGAGGTGGTCTCCATTATTCAGCAGATTGGTCCCACGGACTGCAACGTGATGATTACCGGCGACTCCGGCAGCGGCAAGGAGCTGGTGGCCCGGTCTATTCACGCCGCCAGCCGGCGTGCCGACGGTCCTTTTCTGGCTTTCAACTGCGGCGCGCTGAATGAAAGCCTGCTGGAAAACGAGTTGTTCGGTCATGAAAAAGGGGCTTTTACCGGTGCCGAAAGCCGCGGCATCGGCCTGCTGGAAGCCGCCTCCGGCGGCACCCTGCTTCTGGACGAAATCGGAGAAATGCCCCATACCATGCAGATCAAGCTGCTGCGGGTGCTTCAGGAAGGGGAACTGCTCCGGGTTGGCGGCAGTAAGCCTGTTTCCGTTGACGTCCGCATCGTTTCCGCCACGGCCGTGGACATCAAGGCCGCGGTAGATGCCGGCACCTTTCGCAAGGATCTTTATTTCCGCATCAACATCGTCAACATCAAGCTGCCCGGCCTGGCCGAACGCCGGGAAGACATTCCCCTGCTGGCCTACCATATTCTTTCCCGCTTAAACCGCCGGGGCAACCGCAATGTCGGCGCCATATCCGAAAAAACCCTGGAGTTGCTGCGCGGATACGCCTTTCCGGGCAACGTGCGGGAATTGGAAAACATCCTGGAGCGAGCCGTGGCGGTCTGCCAGGGGAACGTCATCCGTGAGTGCGATCTGCCCCCGGACCTGGTCACCTTCAAGCTTCAGACCTACAACCCGCCGGAAGAACAACTCATGACCCTGGCCGAACTGGAACAGGACTATATCTCTCATCTTCTGAAGATCACCGGCGGCGCCCGTGCCCGAACCGCGGAAATCCTGGGGATTGATCGCGCTTCCCTGTGGCGGAAAATGAAGAAGTACGACTTGAGTTGA
- a CDS encoding class I SAM-dependent methyltransferase — protein sequence MSQEKRNFDRGAGSWDDNPVRVKLSRDLFRAISGRIALTPAMDMLDFGCGTGLVTLRFQPHVRSITGVDSSRGMLDQFDKKIAELKLTNVRTALVDLDRGDTLTGSYDLVTSHMTLHHVKHIEPLFAQFHHIAAPGGHLCVADLDLDGGKFHDDNTGVFHFGFDRDALRRVFTKAGFVDVRDGDAAEVVRPGGDAEIRRFTVFIMSGRKPENVLA from the coding sequence ATGAGTCAGGAAAAACGAAACTTCGATCGGGGGGCCGGGTCATGGGATGACAATCCGGTCAGAGTCAAACTGTCCCGGGATCTTTTCCGGGCCATATCCGGCCGGATCGCCTTGACGCCGGCCATGGATATGCTCGATTTCGGCTGCGGCACCGGCCTGGTGACCCTCCGGTTCCAGCCCCATGTCCGCTCTATCACCGGCGTGGACAGTTCGCGGGGAATGCTGGACCAGTTTGACAAAAAAATTGCCGAACTGAAGCTGACCAACGTGCGGACCGCTTTGGTCGATCTTGACCGGGGCGACACCCTGACCGGAAGTTATGACCTGGTCACCAGCCATATGACCCTGCATCACGTAAAACATATTGAGCCTCTTTTTGCTCAATTCCACCACATAGCCGCTCCCGGCGGTCATCTGTGCGTGGCCGACCTGGACCTGGACGGCGGAAAATTCCATGACGACAATACCGGCGTTTTTCACTTCGGGTTTGACCGGGACGCCCTGCGCCGGGTATTTACGAAGGCCGGGTTTGTCGATGTCCGGGACGGGGATGCCGCCGAGGTAGTCCGTCCGGGCGGTGACGCGGAAATCAGGCGGTTTACGGTTTTTATCATGTCGGGCCGGAAGCCGGAAAATGTCTTGGCATAA
- a CDS encoding SagB/ThcOx family dehydrogenase, translating to MKNTTIVSLIAAVMITAASWAAATDLMTDMPLPAARMEGGKPLLQTLKERQSARAFSDRALPAQMLSDLLWAAFGVNRPDSGKRTAPSARNWQEVEVYAVLADGTYLYDAGANTLRAVAAGDLRKLTGMQDFVAAAPLNLVFVADTTKMKGASSDDLSLYMGADTGFISQNVYLFCASEGLATVVRGLVDRDALGKAINLPEHKKIVLCQTVGYPAAGK from the coding sequence ATGAAAAACACAACCATAGTCAGCCTGATTGCTGCCGTCATGATCACCGCCGCGTCCTGGGCCGCGGCTACCGATCTGATGACCGATATGCCGCTGCCCGCGGCCCGCATGGAGGGCGGGAAGCCCCTCCTGCAGACGTTGAAGGAACGACAGTCGGCCCGCGCCTTCAGCGATAGGGCGCTGCCGGCCCAGATGCTGTCCGATCTTCTCTGGGCGGCCTTCGGCGTCAACCGGCCGGACTCCGGTAAACGCACGGCCCCCTCGGCCCGCAACTGGCAGGAGGTGGAAGTGTACGCGGTCTTGGCCGACGGGACCTATCTTTACGACGCCGGCGCCAACACTCTGCGGGCGGTTGCCGCGGGCGATCTGCGCAAACTGACGGGCATGCAGGACTTTGTGGCCGCGGCCCCCCTCAACCTGGTATTCGTGGCGGATACCACAAAAATGAAAGGCGCTTCTTCCGACGACCTGTCCCTGTATATGGGCGCCGACACCGGCTTTATCAGCCAGAACGTCTATCTCTTCTGCGCCTCGGAAGGGCTGGCCACGGTGGTCCGGGGCCTGGTCGACCGGGATGCCCTGGGCAAAGCGATAAACCTTCCCGAACACAAAAAAATCGTCCTGTGCCAGACCGTGGGTTATCCGGCGGCCGGAAAGTAG
- a CDS encoding DUF2059 domain-containing protein translates to MKIFFLLATILLSLASTIAVSASRSENVNILIRKMGVEQVVKQSIAGYKAEILRQYPDITEKDLDEKYGVIFEKAGDSLIHSYEQGFDVYTDDELVRLVDFYNTEFGRWFSDKETAYNQKVQINFEQVYKQLNNDFINRTSFKNPH, encoded by the coding sequence ATGAAAATATTTTTTCTGTTGGCAACAATATTATTGTCTCTGGCTTCTACCATCGCCGTGTCCGCTTCCAGGAGTGAAAACGTGAACATACTGATCCGTAAGATGGGGGTTGAACAGGTTGTCAAACAGTCGATAGCCGGCTATAAAGCCGAAATCCTGAGGCAGTACCCGGACATAACGGAAAAGGACCTGGACGAAAAATACGGTGTCATATTCGAAAAAGCCGGCGACAGCCTGATTCATTCTTATGAGCAGGGCTTTGATGTCTATACGGATGACGAACTGGTGAGGCTGGTGGACTTTTACAACACGGAATTTGGCCGATGGTTTTCGGACAAGGAAACGGCTTACAACCAGAAAGTGCAGATCAATTTTGAGCAGGTTTATAAACAGCTTAATAATGATTTTATCAACCGGACCAGCTTTAAAAATCCCCATTAA